One segment of Micromonospora parathelypteridis DNA contains the following:
- a CDS encoding NUDIX domain-containing protein produces MSERSEHRYEVRSREERYRGRIFDVVTDEVTMPGGGTGLRDLVRHVGAVAVVALDDAGQVVLIRQYRHPVGRHLWELPAGLMDVSGEDLPAAALRELAEEADLTAARIDVLVDLHSSPGFTNELVRVFLARDLAAVPAGERHERHDEEADLQVVRFDLDQTVAMVLAGEITNASAVAGLLAAARARDTGWSALRRADAPLPR; encoded by the coding sequence GTGAGCGAGCGGAGCGAGCACCGCTACGAGGTGCGCTCCCGCGAGGAGCGGTACCGGGGGCGGATCTTCGACGTGGTCACCGACGAGGTGACCATGCCGGGCGGCGGGACCGGGCTGCGGGACCTCGTCCGGCACGTCGGGGCGGTGGCCGTGGTGGCGCTCGACGACGCCGGCCAGGTGGTGCTGATCCGGCAGTACCGGCACCCGGTCGGGCGGCACCTGTGGGAGCTGCCCGCCGGACTGATGGACGTCTCCGGTGAGGACCTGCCGGCGGCCGCGTTGCGGGAGTTGGCCGAGGAGGCGGACCTCACCGCCGCGCGGATCGACGTGCTGGTCGACCTGCACAGCTCGCCCGGGTTCACCAACGAGCTGGTGCGGGTCTTCCTGGCGAGGGACCTGGCCGCGGTGCCGGCCGGCGAGCGCCACGAGCGCCACGACGAGGAGGCCGACCTGCAGGTCGTCCGCTTCGACCTGGACCAGACTGTCGCCATGGTCCTGGCCGGTGAGATCACCAACGCGTCCGCGGTGGCCGGGCTGCTGGCCGCGGCCCGCGCCCGGGACACCGGCTGGTCGGCGCTGCGTCGGGCGGACGCGCCGCTGCCACGCTGA